The following coding sequences lie in one Arachis hypogaea cultivar Tifrunner chromosome 9, arahy.Tifrunner.gnm2.J5K5, whole genome shotgun sequence genomic window:
- the LOC112710787 gene encoding pectinesterase, whose translation MATRTTLKTPLPTTFFTLLSLLIFLSPSLANDDFTSSPCNLTPHPTFCTATLPSPNILSVHDQCRFFLNQSLVITKKILEMVSSYLRDRRMRIPGSTLHAIEDCVNSAELNIDFLSIVLRDAERTAANSYQAHYYDTQTMLSAVLTNHQTCMDGFNEVTPYPRITGGLSSVLSNAYKLYSVSLALFAHGWVKNPAARPRTTMNRKLHQTNLDGDEGLVVREKVVVNPNGSGDFTTINDAVDAAPNNTGTNNGYHVIYVVAGIYNEYVSLSKNKQNVMIVGDGINRTVITGNRSVVDGWTTFQSATFAVAGKGFVAVNITFRNTAGPAKHQAVAVRNSADMSTFYTCSFEGYQDTLYTHSLRQFYKNSDIYGTVDFIFGNAATLFQDCNIFPRLPMQNQFNAITAQGRMDPNQNTGISIQNSWIVGNDGNYSRVETYLGRPWKEYSRTVYVQCFMDGIVDGKGWVEWNGDFALRTLYFAEFANWGPGSNTTNRVTWEGYHLVDENDADGFTVYNFIQGDSWLPKTGVPFKAGL comes from the exons ATGGCCACAAGAACTACCTTGAAGACTCCATTACCAACTACCTTCTTCACCCTTCTTTCCCTCTTGATATTCCTTTCTCCATCTCTTGCTAATGATGATTTCACTTCCTCTCCATGCAACCTCACACCCCACCCTACATTTTGCACTGCCACTCTACCCTCTCCCAATATTTTATCCGTACACGACCAATGCCGGTTCTTCCTTAACCAATCCTTAGTAATAACAAAGAAGATTCTCGAAATGGTCTCTTCTTATCTAAGAGACCGCCGAATGAGAATTCCGGGTTCCACTTTACATGCTATCGAAGACTGCGTCAACTCTGCAGAACTGAACATTGATTTCTTGTCCATTGTCCTCAGAGATGCCGAAAGAACCGCCGCAAATAGCTATCAAGCTCATTATTATGATACACAAACAATGCTTAGCGCCGTCTTAACCAATCATCAAACGTGTATGGACGGTTTTAACGAAGTAACTCCATATCCAAGAATCACCGGGGGATTATCAAGTGTACTGTCAAATGCATACAAGCTTTACAGCGTTTCGCTGGCGCTTTTCGCTCACGGTTGGGTTAAAAACCCGGCCGCAAGACCAAGAACTACCATGAACAGAAAGTTACACCAAACAAACTTAGACGGCGACGAAGGGTTGGTGGTGAGAGAGAAAGTTGTGGTGAATCCGAACGGATCTGGGGATTTCACCACCATAAATGATGCTGTGGATGCAGCACCTAACAATACCGGCACCAACAATGGGTACCATGTTATTTATGTTGTTGCTGGGATTTACAATGAGTACGTGTCCCTGTCGAAGAACAAGCAGAACGTAATGATTGTTGGAGATGGCATCAATCGCACCGTGATCACTGGCAATCGAAGCGTGGTTGATGGATGGACCACTTTCCAATCTGCAACATTCG CTGTAGCTGGAAAAGGGTTTGTAGCAGTGAACATAACATTTCGCAACACAGCGGGCCCCGCCAAGCACCAAGCAGTAGCTGTAAGAAACAGTGCAGATATGTCCACATTCTACACCTGCAGTTTCGAAGGCTATCAAGACACACTGTACACGCATTCTCTAAGACAATTCTACAAAAACTCTGACATTTACGGAACAGTTGACTTTATCTTCGGCAACGCTGCAACTTTGTTTCAAGACTGCAACATCTTTCCAAGACTACCCATGCAAAACCAATTCAACGCTATCACGGCGCAGGGCCGAATGGATCCGAACCAAAACACCGGAATTTCCATTCAGAACTCATGGATCGTTGGAAATGATGGGAACTACAGCAGGGTAGAAACGTATCTGGGAAGGCCTTGGAAGGAGTATTCAAGAACGGTTTACGTGCAGTGTTTCATGGATGGGATAGTTGATGGAAAAGGTTGGGTTGAGTGGAATGGGGATTTTGCATTGAGGACCTTGTATTTTGCGGAATTTGCTAATTGGGGTCCAGGTTCAAATACTACTAATAGGGTCACTTGGGAAGGGTACCATCTGGTGGATGAAAATGATGCAGATGGTTTCACTGTGTACAATTTCATACAAGGTGATTCATGGTTGCCCAAGACTGGAGTGCCCTTCAAAGCTGGGTTatag